Proteins encoded in a region of the Perca fluviatilis chromosome 6, GENO_Pfluv_1.0, whole genome shotgun sequence genome:
- the LOC120561268 gene encoding GPI-linked NAD(P)(+)--arginine ADP-ribosyltransferase 1-like, with translation MAMMVVLAVVVVTYGVSPGFAMMKADESGAVAGENSVLPLDMAENSVDDNYDGCKDKMKERVTTYLENEKNNNEVFKAVWDSQEKYVLKKFKEGKTKSLEKDQIVAIYYYTSGEGDVYLDFNAAVRTQRPEYNTTFRYHALHFLLTTAIQDERAFEKIQCLTVYRRVDRYFRQDVKNTQIRFGSFTSASLGGYGKAERFGDKSCFEIFTCMGADISLYSKFGDWEAEVLIPPYEVFKVVEIKKRSTMQPDLPCDVVFKVDSTNYSVSKLNCALFPK, from the exons ATGGCAATGATGGTCGTTTTGGCAGTAGTGGTTGTCACTTATGGAGTCTCTCCAGGATTTGCAATG ATGAAGGCTGATGAATCTGGTGCTGTGGCTGGGGAAAACAGTGTGCTTCCACTGGACATGGCTGAAAACTCTGTTGATGACAACTATGATGGGTGCAAAGATAAAATGAAGGAGAGGGTAACAACATACCTGGAGAATGAGAAGAACAACAACGAAGTCTTCAAAGCGGTCTGGGACAGCCAAGAGAAATATGTCCTAAAAAAGTTTAAGGAAGGGAAAACCAAATCACTAGAAAAAGATCAGATTGTAGCAATTTATTATTACACCTCTGGTGAAGGTGATGTGTATCTTGATTTCAACGCTGCAGTTCGAACCCAGAGACCTGAGTACAATACCACATTCAGGTATCACGCACTTCACTTTCTCCTGACTACTGCCATTCAAGATGAAAGAGCCTTTGAGAAAATACAATGTCTCACTGTCTACCGTAGAGTCGACAGGTACTTTCGCCAAGATGTTAAAAACACACAGATTCGCTTTGGCTCTTTCACCTCAGCCTCACTGGGTGGTTACGGCAAAGCAGAGAGGTTCGGAGACAAGTCATGCTTTGAGATTTTCACGTGCATGGGAGCAGATATCTCCCTCTATTCTAAATTTGGCGACTGGGAAGCAGAAGTGCTGATTCCTCCCTATGAGGTCTTTAAAGTCGTAGAGATAAAGAAGAGGTCTACTATGCAGCCAGATCTTCCATGTGATGTGGTCTTTAAAGTGGATAGTACAAATTATTCTGTTTCCAAGTTGAATTGTGCTCTTTTTCCGAAGTAA